A window of the Sporosarcina sp. FSL K6-2383 genome harbors these coding sequences:
- the narJ gene encoding nitrate reductase molybdenum cofactor assembly chaperone, which yields MIDLKKLYEVKQNFGFFADQLSYPEKLTFHPSVLEESFDSSDPAYADIKVFWDLMHDYSLDEIQEMYTYTFDFQTETTLFMTYVKYADAKERGQMLAKLKVLYEMFGLNMPEGELSDFLPLMCEFIYAAEWLGDPRAQQSFSMLLAVMEDGTYNLMKALEKHNSPYFHLIRGMRETFKSCIRQEEVAND from the coding sequence GTGATTGATCTGAAGAAATTATACGAAGTAAAGCAAAATTTTGGTTTCTTCGCAGATCAGCTGTCTTATCCTGAAAAGCTTACATTTCATCCGTCGGTATTGGAGGAGTCATTTGACTCTTCCGACCCGGCTTACGCCGATATAAAAGTATTTTGGGATTTGATGCATGATTATAGCCTCGATGAAATCCAAGAGATGTATACGTACACATTTGATTTTCAAACAGAAACGACGTTGTTCATGACATATGTAAAATATGCGGATGCTAAAGAACGCGGTCAAATGCTGGCGAAACTGAAAGTGTTGTATGAAATGTTTGGATTAAATATGCCGGAAGGCGAGTTGTCTGATTTTTTACCGCTCATGTGTGAGTTCATCTATGCGGCTGAATGGTTAGGCGACCCAAGAGCACAACAAAGTTTTTCTATGCTTTTGGCGGTTATGGAAGATGGAACATACAATTTAATGAAAGCACTCGAGAAACATAACAGTCCTTATTTCCATTTAATTAGGGGGATGAGGGAGACATTTAAGTCTTGTATCCGTCAGGAGGAAGTAGCCAATGACTAG
- the narI gene encoding respiratory nitrate reductase subunit gamma translates to MTSQFLWVIFPYACIVTFIVGHIFRYRNDKFGWTAKSSEFIEKKQLMIGSVLFHIGIIPVIGGHIMGLGVPKEWTQALGVSDHLYHTGAIWIGGFFGFVTLAGMLILTARRFMLKNVRKLSSASDLIVNTLLLVIVLLGIYSVVATTATQPDFDYRDSISVWFRSLLILRPEANLMTVVPLAFQLHILSGFLIFAMWPFTRLVHVWSVPLNYVGRSYILYRKNKVN, encoded by the coding sequence ATGACTAGTCAATTTTTATGGGTCATTTTCCCTTATGCTTGTATAGTGACATTTATTGTCGGACATATATTCAGGTATCGAAATGATAAATTTGGTTGGACAGCAAAATCAAGTGAATTTATCGAGAAAAAGCAGTTAATGATTGGTAGTGTCCTTTTTCATATCGGGATTATCCCTGTAATTGGTGGGCATATTATGGGACTTGGTGTTCCGAAGGAATGGACACAGGCACTTGGTGTTAGTGATCATTTGTATCATACAGGAGCGATTTGGATTGGCGGATTTTTTGGTTTTGTTACATTGGCAGGAATGCTTATTTTAACAGCTCGTCGCTTTATGTTGAAAAATGTCCGCAAGCTGTCGTCTGCTTCTGATTTGATTGTTAATACACTGTTACTAGTTATTGTTTTGTTAGGGATTTATAGTGTTGTTGCGACAACTGCTACACAGCCTGATTTTGATTATCGTGATTCGATTTCGGTTTGGTTCCGTTCGTTGCTCATTTTACGTCCAGAAGCAAATCTGATGACAGTTGTTCCATTAGCTTTTCAGTTGCATATATTATCCGGCTTCCTTATTTTTGCAATGTGGCCATTTACAAGGCTTGTTCACGTTTGGAGTGTTCCGTTGAATTATGTTGGAAGAAGCTATATCCTATATAGAAAGAATAAAGTGAATTGA
- a CDS encoding GAF domain-containing protein, translated as MDGLSIFKYQEEIECLKAQCGFDFVGVALVQSAARHFELRWEFVTGNQSDRYRRIVLQTGKGVAGHVFKTGKPFLVEDVEEKLGEKNLFNYPIVVSEGLKSFGAIPLYKYNWVKGVLLIGYRDGKKLTPQEFDEFKEVIGSRFGPFYNREKVKD; from the coding sequence ATGGATGGATTAAGTATTTTTAAATACCAAGAGGAAATCGAGTGCTTGAAAGCTCAATGTGGTTTCGACTTTGTTGGAGTGGCGCTTGTACAATCAGCTGCACGCCATTTTGAACTTAGATGGGAGTTTGTAACGGGTAATCAAAGTGACCGTTATCGAAGAATTGTTTTACAAACCGGAAAAGGTGTTGCTGGACATGTTTTCAAGACGGGTAAACCGTTTCTTGTGGAGGACGTGGAAGAGAAGCTTGGGGAGAAAAACTTATTTAATTATCCAATTGTTGTTTCAGAAGGACTGAAGAGTTTCGGTGCAATTCCCTTATACAAATACAACTGGGTTAAAGGTGTGTTACTCATCGGATATCGTGACGGAAAGAAATTAACGCCACAAGAATTTGATGAGTTTAAAGAAGTAATTGGTTCAAGATTTGGTCCATTTTACAACAGGGAGAAGGTGAAGGATTGA
- a CDS encoding sensor histidine kinase → MIRIEDFQLTDLLMKMYDNSAEAIFFFDRHRKVISMNTAAELILDPEVLDRMAAGDSEAICLSCKGYTSEQELRTCLACYIKNPQQDLSSFQVYLDTKGKGVIPYTGSYQTIDEENGIRVFMLRDLTKQYKTQESLNQKMMMKNIIKAQEDERKRISRELHDSVAQEMLSSLVELRVLKYMNIDTEVLKKVQQTEGSLMRLLDDIRHLSVELRPATLDDLGLEAAFRTHFKWIEKNYGLVVHFTSELQSKRYGGEIETVVYRICQEAVFNALKYANTDEITVRLFEKGDYLKLHVVDEGQGFDLNANHPKGTGLGLYGMRERAALVEGDIIILSDLGKGTIVRLEIPLTKG, encoded by the coding sequence TTGATACGCATAGAAGATTTTCAGTTAACCGATTTGTTGATGAAAATGTATGACAATTCAGCTGAAGCTATCTTCTTTTTTGATCGTCATCGAAAGGTGATTTCGATGAATACCGCTGCTGAGCTTATTTTAGATCCTGAAGTGCTCGACCGTATGGCGGCGGGGGATAGTGAAGCCATTTGTTTGTCTTGTAAAGGTTATACGAGCGAACAGGAGCTGCGAACATGCTTAGCATGTTATATCAAAAACCCTCAACAAGATTTAAGTTCGTTCCAGGTGTACTTAGATACAAAAGGAAAAGGAGTTATCCCGTATACGGGTAGCTACCAAACCATTGATGAAGAAAATGGTATCCGTGTTTTTATGCTTCGTGATTTGACGAAGCAGTATAAAACGCAGGAATCATTAAACCAAAAAATGATGATGAAAAATATTATAAAAGCGCAGGAAGATGAACGGAAACGGATTTCTAGAGAGCTTCATGATAGTGTCGCGCAAGAAATGCTGAGCTCATTGGTTGAATTACGCGTGTTGAAATATATGAATATCGATACAGAGGTACTGAAGAAAGTCCAACAGACGGAAGGTTCGCTGATGAGGCTATTAGATGATATCCGTCATCTTTCCGTTGAATTACGCCCCGCAACTTTAGATGACTTAGGGCTCGAAGCTGCGTTCAGAACGCATTTTAAATGGATTGAAAAAAATTATGGGCTAGTTGTCCACTTTACTTCAGAGCTTCAGTCGAAAAGGTATGGTGGCGAAATTGAAACGGTTGTTTACCGAATTTGTCAGGAAGCCGTGTTCAATGCGTTGAAATATGCAAATACAGATGAAATTACCGTTCGACTGTTTGAGAAGGGTGACTACTTAAAATTACATGTTGTTGATGAAGGTCAGGGGTTTGATTTGAATGCTAATCATCCAAAAGGTACTGGCCTAGGATTGTACGGTATGCGGGAAAGGGCTGCGCTTGTTGAAGGGGACATTATCATTCTTTCTGACTTAGGGAAAGGCACTATTGTCCGACTAGAAATACCATTAACAAAGGGGTGA
- a CDS encoding response regulator transcription factor, with amino-acid sequence MKIIIADDHAVVRSGFMHILNFQDDMEVVATAADGLEAYSLVAKHRPDLLLMDLSMPPGESGLIATGKIKEDFPETKILILTMYDDEEYLFHVLKNGASGYVLKNSPDEELFDAIRIVYEGGTYIHPTMATSLVREFVKKDGDGIETDPYKILSKREIEVLPLVAKGYGNKEIAEKLYISVKTVEAHKSKIMEKLQLKSRPELVEYALKKKFLNF; translated from the coding sequence TTGAAAATTATAATTGCAGATGATCACGCAGTCGTTCGTAGTGGGTTTATGCATATTTTAAACTTTCAAGATGATATGGAAGTCGTGGCAACTGCTGCAGATGGCTTGGAAGCATATAGTTTAGTCGCTAAGCATCGTCCTGATTTGCTACTAATGGATTTAAGTATGCCTCCTGGGGAAAGTGGTCTTATTGCGACGGGAAAAATTAAAGAGGATTTTCCGGAAACTAAAATTCTTATTTTGACAATGTATGACGATGAGGAATATTTATTTCACGTCTTAAAAAATGGTGCATCAGGCTATGTCCTGAAGAATTCACCTGACGAAGAATTATTTGATGCCATTCGTATTGTTTATGAGGGTGGGACATACATTCATCCAACGATGGCGACTTCACTTGTTAGGGAGTTTGTTAAAAAAGATGGCGATGGTATCGAAACAGATCCCTATAAAATTCTATCGAAACGTGAAATAGAAGTTTTACCACTTGTGGCAAAAGGGTATGGCAATAAAGAAATTGCCGAAAAATTGTATATATCGGTTAAAACAGTGGAAGCTCATAAGTCTAAAATTATGGAAAAGCTTCAGCTGAAAAGCCGTCCTGAACTCGTTGAATATGCATTAAAGAAAAAGTTTTTAAACTTTTAA
- a CDS encoding hemerythrin domain-containing protein: MVKEKKFKFDLPALRVLENEHNYLLHVMEDWHLIVLAFERDMYTLEEGHEALQTLRRLIIEFIDPLKNHTEKEEEFLFPLLAKYVGTEQGPVNATEEEHEEIDAYIGHFLHHTRGDLSDMTMQDMKDVVKDAGEAFEVITVHFVKEESILFPMVNNILRIEEQDKLYEQLYTSIL, from the coding sequence GTGGTAAAAGAGAAGAAGTTCAAATTTGATTTACCCGCATTGCGTGTACTTGAAAATGAGCATAATTATTTGTTGCATGTAATGGAAGATTGGCATTTAATTGTCCTTGCTTTTGAGCGTGATATGTACACGCTTGAAGAAGGGCACGAGGCGTTACAGACTCTTCGAAGGCTGATAATTGAGTTTATTGATCCGTTGAAGAATCATACAGAGAAGGAGGAGGAGTTCCTTTTTCCCTTACTAGCTAAGTACGTAGGCACTGAACAGGGTCCTGTCAATGCAACTGAAGAAGAGCATGAAGAAATTGATGCGTATATTGGTCATTTCCTGCATCATACTCGCGGGGATTTAAGCGATATGACGATGCAGGACATGAAAGATGTCGTTAAGGACGCGGGAGAGGCCTTCGAAGTGATTACGGTCCATTTTGTGAAGGAAGAGTCGATTCTGTTCCCGATGGTCAATAATATTTTACGAATTGAAGAGCAGGACAAGCTTTACGAGCAGCTTTATACGTCTATTCTGTGA
- a CDS encoding MFS transporter has translation MIKKAQLPLQTANLVVGFMVWVLISSLLPFITEDIAIPAEKLAIVTAVPVVLGSILRIPLGYYANVFGARVIFLVSFILLLFPVFYISEASSFSDLIIGGTLLGIGGAVFSVGVTSLPKYYPKEKHGLVNGIYGMGNVGTAISTFAAPVIATQVGWSMTVKFYLIILLVFAALNFIFGDRKEVKVKTPIVEQIKGVYKNEKLWFFSLFYFITFGSFVAFTIFLPNFLVTFFELDKVDAGMRTAGFIVVATFLRPVGGWLADKFQPLFLLMGVFSVLTFASFLLAFSPSILLYTIASMLIATSAGIGNGVIFKLVPFYFNKQAGIANGVVSMMGGLGGFFPPLLLSAIFTLTGSYSIGFMAFSQVALASLVLVVWLYYMDRVSTAAEVFNSTGQGILVTDSAGKIEMINPAFTKLTGYTEEEVIGRSPNVLSSGRQSTEFYTTMWGQIGLKGEWHGKVWNKKKNGEDYLQLLSINTVTDDSGEPTRYVGSFSDITPPNEEGSRSN, from the coding sequence ATGATTAAAAAAGCGCAGTTGCCGTTACAGACGGCGAACTTAGTAGTCGGTTTCATGGTATGGGTACTTATATCTTCACTGTTGCCATTCATTACAGAAGATATTGCAATTCCAGCGGAAAAGCTTGCAATTGTAACGGCTGTACCAGTGGTGTTAGGGTCTATCCTTAGAATACCGTTAGGCTACTATGCAAATGTATTTGGTGCCAGAGTAATCTTTTTAGTAAGTTTCATACTATTGTTATTTCCAGTGTTCTACATAAGTGAGGCGTCATCGTTTTCAGATTTAATTATTGGTGGAACGTTACTGGGTATCGGTGGAGCTGTGTTTTCTGTTGGGGTTACATCATTACCGAAGTATTATCCGAAAGAAAAGCATGGTCTTGTCAACGGGATTTATGGGATGGGGAATGTGGGGACGGCGATATCCACATTCGCAGCACCAGTCATTGCTACACAAGTGGGTTGGTCGATGACTGTTAAATTTTATCTGATTATACTATTGGTTTTTGCGGCATTAAACTTCATATTTGGTGATCGTAAAGAAGTGAAAGTGAAAACACCTATTGTAGAGCAAATTAAAGGAGTCTATAAAAATGAGAAGCTATGGTTCTTCTCGTTATTCTATTTCATTACGTTTGGTTCGTTCGTGGCCTTTACGATATTTTTGCCAAACTTTTTGGTGACTTTTTTCGAGCTAGATAAAGTGGATGCTGGGATGCGGACAGCTGGATTCATTGTGGTGGCGACATTCCTTCGCCCGGTTGGCGGATGGCTTGCAGATAAATTCCAACCACTGTTTCTGTTAATGGGTGTTTTTTCAGTCTTAACATTTGCATCATTTTTACTCGCATTTTCACCGTCAATTCTGTTGTATACAATTGCAAGTATGCTGATTGCGACTTCTGCTGGAATTGGGAACGGGGTTATCTTTAAACTAGTGCCTTTCTATTTCAATAAGCAAGCAGGGATTGCCAACGGAGTTGTATCTATGATGGGCGGTTTAGGTGGATTTTTTCCACCATTATTATTATCTGCCATCTTTACATTGACAGGATCTTATTCAATTGGTTTTATGGCATTTTCTCAAGTGGCACTTGCCAGTCTAGTGCTTGTCGTTTGGCTCTATTATATGGATCGCGTATCGACGGCTGCGGAAGTGTTTAATTCAACTGGACAAGGGATTCTTGTAACAGATTCAGCAGGGAAAATTGAAATGATCAATCCTGCCTTCACGAAACTAACGGGTTATACGGAAGAGGAAGTTATCGGAAGAAGTCCTAATGTATTAAGCTCAGGTAGACAATCAACAGAATTTTACACAACGATGTGGGGACAGATTGGTCTTAAAGGCGAGTGGCACGGTAAGGTTTGGAATAAAAAGAAAAACGGTGAGGACTATTTGCAACTGTTGTCGATTAACACGGTGACAGATGATTCTGGAGAACCAACCCGATATGTAGGATCGTTCAGTGATATAACACCTCCAAACGAAGAGGGCAGCCGGTCAAATTGA
- a CDS encoding ThiF family adenylyltransferase has translation MDNRYSRQILFKPVGQSGQDKLSSAHVVIIGCGALGSAISETLVRAGVGRLTIADRDYVESTNLQRQQLFVEQDARDGVPKVVAAEKRLKAIRQDVDIVTVLDHIDGPLVENLTQDADLIMDATDNFETRLLMNDIAWKRDIPWIYGACVGSSGTVFPFIPGNSACFRCLLPVLPSVNETCDTAGIIAPAVQITAAHQSAEALKWLTGNVEAMRTKVYHFDVWNNTHVEAGISRMRSEVCETCGKAPTYPTLHRPEGTGYAVLCGRDTVQIIPDSGRPLTIADGEQVAKRLGTSYKVTPFFVEFHASGYRCILFGNGRLLIHGLKDMKIGRKLYHQFFG, from the coding sequence TTGGACAATCGCTATTCAAGACAAATCCTATTTAAACCTGTTGGACAGAGTGGGCAAGACAAGTTAAGTTCAGCACATGTCGTCATCATTGGTTGTGGTGCGTTGGGATCAGCTATTTCAGAGACGCTTGTCCGAGCTGGTGTTGGTAGATTGACGATTGCGGACCGAGACTATGTGGAGTCGACAAATTTACAAAGACAGCAGTTATTTGTTGAGCAAGATGCGCGTGATGGTGTACCGAAGGTGGTGGCAGCTGAAAAAAGGTTGAAGGCTATTCGGCAAGACGTTGATATCGTAACGGTGCTTGATCATATTGATGGTCCACTGGTGGAGAATCTCACACAAGATGCAGATTTAATTATGGATGCCACAGATAATTTCGAAACACGTCTTCTGATGAATGATATTGCATGGAAAAGGGACATCCCTTGGATTTACGGGGCATGTGTCGGCAGCTCAGGTACGGTTTTCCCATTCATTCCAGGAAATTCTGCTTGCTTCCGGTGCTTGCTTCCGGTATTGCCATCGGTGAATGAAACATGTGATACAGCTGGGATTATTGCACCGGCAGTCCAAATTACTGCTGCACATCAAAGTGCGGAGGCATTAAAATGGCTAACTGGGAATGTAGAGGCCATGCGCACGAAAGTCTATCATTTTGATGTTTGGAACAATACGCATGTAGAGGCAGGGATTTCCCGAATGCGTAGCGAAGTATGTGAGACGTGTGGGAAAGCACCGACATACCCAACGTTACATCGTCCAGAAGGAACTGGCTATGCTGTGCTATGTGGTCGGGATACGGTACAAATTATTCCTGATAGTGGGCGTCCTTTGACGATAGCAGATGGAGAACAAGTTGCTAAACGTTTAGGTACATCTTATAAAGTAACTCCTTTTTTTGTGGAATTTCATGCGAGTGGTTATCGCTGTATTTTATTCGGCAATGGAAGGTTGTTAATTCACGGATTGAAGGATATGAAGATTGGCCGCAAACTGTACCATCAATTTTTTGGATGA
- a CDS encoding MogA/MoaB family molybdenum cofactor biosynthesis protein has product MSNVHNEEKQLICCVLTISDTRNIANDRSGWTIRTKLEAAGHKIFETWICQDDKMEIESILEEWLRNPNVNAIITTGGTGIGFRDVTVETLTPYFTKTLDGFGELFRYLSYTEDVGSKALLSRAIAGTVKEKVVFALPGSEKAVELAMDKLVVPELHHIVHELTKHLDE; this is encoded by the coding sequence TTGTCGAATGTACATAATGAAGAGAAACAGTTGATTTGCTGTGTGTTGACGATTAGTGACACACGTAATATTGCGAATGACCGAAGTGGATGGACAATCAGGACAAAGCTAGAAGCAGCGGGTCATAAAATTTTTGAAACATGGATATGCCAGGACGATAAAATGGAAATTGAGTCGATACTGGAGGAGTGGTTGAGAAATCCAAATGTCAACGCCATTATCACGACGGGTGGAACAGGTATTGGTTTCCGTGACGTCACGGTTGAAACGCTGACGCCTTATTTTACAAAAACACTTGACGGGTTTGGAGAATTGTTCCGTTATTTGAGCTATACAGAGGATGTAGGATCGAAGGCGCTGCTGAGCAGGGCAATTGCAGGGACTGTGAAAGAAAAAGTGGTATTTGCACTTCCTGGTTCGGAAAAGGCGGTTGAGTTAGCAATGGATAAATTGGTTGTGCCTGAGCTACATCACATTGTTCACGAATTGACGAAGCATTTAGATGAGTAA
- the moaC gene encoding cyclic pyranopterin monophosphate synthase MoaC: protein MSELTHFNEQGRAKMVDVSDKAETIRTAIAASSIVVNETIHSQITEGTNKKGDVFAVAQVAAIMAAKNTSAIIPMCHPIPLTGVDIRFEWNIVEATAHYEVLIQAEAKTKGVTGVEMEALIAASAAALTIYDMCKAAGKEMVIGPTMLIQKTGGKNGDYHRQL, encoded by the coding sequence TTGTCTGAACTCACACATTTTAACGAACAAGGACGCGCAAAAATGGTCGATGTGTCCGATAAAGCCGAAACCATCAGAACAGCAATCGCAGCATCCTCGATTGTCGTCAATGAAACTATCCATTCTCAAATTACAGAAGGGACGAATAAGAAAGGCGATGTATTCGCAGTTGCCCAAGTGGCAGCAATTATGGCGGCAAAAAACACATCAGCAATTATCCCGATGTGCCATCCGATTCCTTTAACAGGTGTCGACATTCGCTTCGAATGGAACATCGTCGAAGCAACCGCACACTACGAGGTATTGATTCAAGCTGAAGCGAAAACAAAAGGTGTAACAGGTGTCGAAATGGAGGCATTGATCGCCGCTTCTGCTGCTGCACTCACCATTTACGATATGTGCAAAGCTGCTGGTAAAGAGATGGTCATCGGACCGACCATGCTTATTCAAAAAACTGGCGGCAAAAATGGTGACTACCATCGACAACTATAA
- the glp gene encoding gephyrin-like molybdotransferase Glp: MVEMRKPIPVAEAVQLVMEHIHIIGTEMVPLEHAYGRILAQPIIAQHDVPSFNRSPYDGFAVRAQDTLGAAGDNRVKFNVIGEIGAGYVADQEIGKGEAYRIMTGAPIPKNADAVVMLEQTVEQVDGFTLRKPFSPGENISFKGEDATEGELLIEAGTVIHPGTVALLATFGYANVEVAKRPIVGILSTGTELLAVDEQLAPGKIRNSNGPMIAAQLDRMDIRYRSYGMQADDLDACTVIVEQALAETDVLITTGGVSVGDYDYLPAIYERLGAEVLFNKVAMRPGSVTTVAVLGNQLLFGLSGNPSACFTGFELFARPAIIGMMGGTAPYMPRMRAKLGEDFLKPNPFTRFVRAIWDMTPEGMVAVPAGFNKSNAVSSIAKGNCLMVLPSGTRGFVIGTEVDILLLGAEQGVGEWVL; the protein is encoded by the coding sequence ATGGTGGAAATGAGAAAACCAATTCCGGTGGCAGAGGCAGTTCAGCTTGTGATGGAACATATACATATTATCGGGACAGAAATGGTTCCTCTTGAACATGCATATGGAAGAATTCTCGCACAACCCATCATTGCCCAGCATGATGTACCATCCTTTAACCGATCGCCGTATGATGGCTTTGCAGTTCGTGCACAAGATACGCTAGGTGCAGCTGGAGACAATCGAGTTAAGTTCAATGTAATTGGTGAAATCGGGGCTGGCTATGTGGCAGACCAAGAGATTGGTAAGGGTGAGGCATACCGAATCATGACAGGGGCACCGATTCCTAAAAATGCAGATGCGGTTGTTATGTTGGAGCAAACTGTTGAGCAAGTAGATGGCTTTACATTACGAAAACCGTTTAGTCCTGGTGAAAATATTTCCTTCAAAGGTGAAGACGCAACAGAGGGCGAACTGTTAATAGAAGCGGGGACGGTCATTCATCCCGGGACTGTTGCATTGTTGGCGACGTTTGGATATGCCAATGTTGAAGTGGCTAAACGTCCGATTGTTGGAATTTTATCGACAGGGACAGAGCTGCTGGCTGTGGATGAACAACTAGCACCTGGCAAAATTCGTAATTCAAACGGTCCGATGATTGCGGCACAGTTGGACCGGATGGACATACGTTATCGGTCTTACGGTATGCAGGCGGATGATTTAGATGCTTGCACGGTAATCGTTGAACAAGCACTTGCTGAGACGGATGTCCTCATTACGACGGGCGGCGTTTCGGTTGGGGATTATGATTATTTACCTGCGATTTATGAGCGTCTGGGAGCCGAAGTTTTATTCAACAAGGTGGCGATGCGACCGGGTAGTGTGACTACGGTGGCGGTGCTTGGCAATCAGCTGTTGTTTGGCTTGTCGGGGAATCCTTCGGCTTGTTTCACAGGGTTTGAGTTGTTCGCGCGACCGGCAATTATTGGGATGATGGGTGGAACGGCTCCATATATGCCACGTATGAGGGCGAAGCTCGGTGAAGATTTCTTGAAACCAAATCCGTTTACTCGCTTTGTTCGTGCAATATGGGACATGACGCCAGAAGGAATGGTTGCAGTGCCTGCTGGTTTTAATAAATCAAATGCGGTGTCCTCTATCGCAAAAGGGAATTGCCTAATGGTCTTGCCGAGTGGAACGCGCGGTTTTGTGATTGGTACGGAAGTCGATATTTTGTTACTTGGAGCTGAGCAAGGTGTTGGTGAGTGGGTACTATGA
- the mobB gene encoding molybdopterin-guanine dinucleotide biosynthesis protein B — protein sequence MKTLHIVGFKNSGKTTLVARWVRLLKEQGLTVAVLKHHGHGGQPAMPDASTDTMQFFNSGADVSVVAGGGAVQLLVNEEPGFMELKEMAAIRRPNILLVEGYKEQQGNKVVLLRNAEDWGSLGSLSGIQLVVGCPEIIAGSRQIASRTAVGQLDRWLLEWIEEDGNETV from the coding sequence ATGAAGACACTTCATATCGTAGGCTTTAAAAATAGTGGCAAAACGACACTCGTTGCGAGATGGGTTCGTTTATTGAAAGAACAGGGATTGACGGTTGCGGTGTTGAAGCATCATGGCCACGGTGGACAACCTGCCATGCCGGATGCTTCGACGGATACGATGCAGTTTTTCAACAGCGGAGCAGATGTATCGGTCGTTGCGGGCGGCGGTGCAGTTCAATTGCTGGTCAATGAAGAGCCGGGGTTTATGGAGTTGAAAGAAATGGCGGCAATTAGGCGTCCGAATATTTTGCTTGTAGAAGGGTATAAGGAACAACAAGGGAATAAAGTGGTGCTGTTAAGGAATGCGGAAGATTGGGGGTCCTTGGGGAGCTTGTCAGGCATTCAGCTGGTTGTGGGCTGTCCAGAAATTATAGCAGGTAGCAGGCAAATTGCATCAAGAACGGCTGTTGGACAACTAGACCGCTGGTTATTGGAATGGATAGAGGAGGACGGCAATGAAACCGTTTGA
- a CDS encoding molybdenum cofactor biosynthesis protein MoaE — protein MKPFEIVEKPIETQKYTDYVLHAGAGAVTVFTGHVREWTHGVRTLYLAYEAYVPMAEKKLAQIGAEMEAKWPGVKVAIAHRIGEMHISDIAVLIAVSSPHRKAAYEANEYAIERIKEVVPIWKKEIWEDGEEWIGGQKKYPEKGSAEQ, from the coding sequence ATGAAACCGTTTGAGATTGTAGAAAAACCGATTGAAACACAGAAGTATACGGATTATGTACTCCATGCGGGTGCTGGTGCTGTCACTGTATTTACGGGGCATGTGAGGGAATGGACACATGGAGTGCGTACATTATATTTAGCATATGAGGCATACGTTCCGATGGCGGAAAAGAAGCTGGCGCAAATTGGTGCTGAAATGGAAGCGAAGTGGCCAGGCGTGAAAGTCGCGATTGCGCATCGAATTGGTGAGATGCATATTTCGGATATCGCTGTACTGATTGCCGTATCTTCTCCACACCGAAAAGCAGCTTATGAAGCGAATGAATATGCCATTGAACGCATTAAGGAAGTCGTGCCTATTTGGAAAAAAGAAATTTGGGAAGACGGCGAAGAGTGGATTGGCGGGCAGAAAAAATATCCTGAAAAGGGGAGTGCAGAGCAGTGA
- the moaD gene encoding molybdopterin converting factor subunit 1 has translation MIKVNYFARLRELTGKAEETIEQQTMTVSELLDWAEATYPGFGKDTMHVAVNEEYALKEDVIQSGDICAFIPPVSGG, from the coding sequence GTGATCAAAGTAAACTATTTTGCAAGATTACGTGAATTGACGGGCAAGGCGGAAGAAACAATTGAACAACAAACGATGACAGTTAGTGAGTTGTTGGATTGGGCAGAGGCGACTTACCCGGGTTTTGGTAAGGATACGATGCATGTCGCGGTCAATGAAGAGTACGCCTTGAAGGAAGATGTTATCCAATCGGGTGATATTTGCGCATTTATTCCCCCAGTGAGTGGCGGATGA